From the Candidatus Melainabacteria bacterium genome, the window CGGCGTAACGGTGAATACCACGCACCACAGCGCCGAATGGAATCGAATCGTTGATGTACTCAACTGAAGTCCAGGCGTTGATCAGAGCCTTAGAGAGATAGGCATTATCTACAGTTGGAATGTAGTATGCGAAAAGCAGCAGTCCTGACAGATACAAGACCCAGAGATAAAACTGAGGCAGAGCGCCGTGATAATAGAGCGGGTTGTACTTGCTCGTCATTATCTTGTTTGTTAGGTCTTCAAAAACAAGGAAGAACTTATTCCCTGATTTGATTAGTTGTTCGTATGCCGACATGGTCTTCCTCTTTCAGCTTCCCTGAAACTGCCGCTCAACTACTTCTTCACCGGAATAATCAATTTCTCTTCTGCATCGTCTTTTCCAACAAACATGATGGCGAAAGCAGCGAGAATCATCGCCACACCCATTGCCATCGCATATGTGTAATTACCAGCAGCAATTGGATTGATTACGCCTTTTGCGCTCTCATCGTCCTTATCAACTTTTCCGCTCAATCTTTGCTGAGCCCAATCACCCAGAGGTTTAAGACCGGTGAAAGGGGGACTATCAAAAATCGGCTGCGACCAGGCCGGCAAAGCAGGCTTGTCGAAACCGAAGCCCGATTCGGCCCAGGGCATCAACATCAAGCTGACACCAACAACAGCAACGCCGATCAGGGCGACCACAACTAGCTTGGCATCATTATTCATGATGTTCCTTTCTCCTTAGCTTCCTCTCCTCTTGAAGACGAATATGTATGTCTTCATAGAGTTTGATTTTCTTCTTCAAAGTGCCTTTGCTTTTTTCTTCGAAATAGGTCCAGTACCCCATGATTCCGAGAATCAAAAGAGTCAACGAAGTGCCGAACACAAGCAGCGCCACGCTGGCGATTCCTGGTGCTTGATTGACTTCGCGCCAGCCCTGGAAAAACCAGGAAAGCGAAAGTACAGCCATGCAGAATGCCACCGTCTTCAGTGCGAAGCTGATCTTATACACGACAGGTGCGCCGGCATCAGATGCGGCGCCTCCGTCAATGTTCACTGAGTGGTTGTTGCCTGTGGCCAAAATCTCCATTCCTTTATGACGCCGATGCCGCCGGAACTTTAGGTGCCTGAGGCGCAGGAGCCTTAGCACTGCGGAACTTCACCCAACCATACATGCACGCGGCGAAAACGATGAAGCCGGCAACCATCCAGAACCAGTCCAGATCAGGAATCGGTTGTGGATAAATGGTTGTTATTGTCGGCTGTTTAACACCGTCCATGCGGTCAGCGAAGTTCACGAAGTCGAAGCACCAGCGGTTGTTGACCATGAAGTCTATTTGACCTAGATACTCTGCGTGAGGGGCAGGAGTGAAAGTCGGAATCAGCTTATAGAGCCAATCGAGACCGGCCGGTTGTTGGCATACAGTCTGCAATTCGAGCAGCTTTGCCTTCTCCAGCGGTTCGCCCATCTTTTTGATCGTTTCAGGATCGAGAACGAAGGGATAGTTCCAATATTCTTTGTTTGTCGACCAGAGCGCACGCACGAGCTCTTCCGCTTTCTTCATGTTCTCGCCACCGAACGGACGGCAGAGACTGTAGAGGAAAGCATGCAACATGGGATCGAAGAAGATTTCAGTGCGCGCCATGAAGTAGTACCAGACAGCGCAGATACCCTGAATCAACCCGACAATAGCCATCACCAGAGCACCCTTGGCATTCTTAGCAGCCTGGATAGGATCTTTGTTCGTGAACATAAGACCCAATTGCAAGAGGATACCGATGTCGACCATAAGGAAGAGTGCATCTCTCCAGTAAGGCGGGTCGACGTGAATATTGGCGATGTTGACGATGATCAGATAGGAGAATGCGATCCAGTTAAGCAGCCCCATCAGTGTGACGAGGAATATCAGTGGACGCTTCGAAATATCTTTCTCGGCACCGGTCACCCAGACGTCAATGAAGGGCAGCAAAATAACGGAGATCGGAATAATCAGCGTAATTTCAGTTGCCACTACCGGCTCGAGATATTTGTACATCTGGTACAGACCAAGGAAGTACCAGTCAGAGAGAATCGGCAGCGGAGTTACGTCTGGATCAGAACGGCGACCCTGCGCAGCAGGCAGGATGATGGCAACGATGACGAGCATCATTACGACGATGATGCGTTTTGTCCAGTTGAGCGGAACACGCTTGTAAGCATTTTTGTAGAAATAAAGTTCGACGAAGATCAGCGGAATCAACGAGAACGCCAGGTGCAAAGAGAAGAATCGAGTGATCGTCTCTTGAGTGATGGCGGCGCCACCACCCAGCAATACTTCAGCTGTATTCCAACCGAGATGCAATGACTTGACCAGAGGCTGATAGAAATCGCCCATGACCGGAAATTGATCCATATAAGTCGGGAATGTAGCAAACACCTTGGTCGCCCAAAATGCACGCTGGTTCCAGATCAAAAGATATCCAGTCAGACCTGAGTACATCGAGAGCAGAAGAGCAATAAGACCAAGCGCGATGTTGAATTCGCGACCTGGCTTATAGTCTGCATTTATGAACATTCTGTAGAGGCGCAGCGTTGCCGCGATAATCATCGCGTCTGCACCATATTTGTGCATGCCGCGAATCAAGCCGCCGAATGGAATTTCAGTCTGGATGCGGAAAATCGAATCGAAAGCCTCAGGCTTGGTGGGCACATACCAGATCATCAGCAACAAGCCACTGGCCATAACTATGAACCAGACCAGATAAAAAATCGGTCCGAGAGCATAGAACGGATTCGTCTTAGCCTCGACGTTCTGATAGCTTTCATCGAAGATATCGATGTTTTTTATGCGCGTCTTGACGTAGTCAGTCACAGCAGTGACTGTTCCGGACAATCCCTTGTCAGAAGTTGTACTAGGCAATTCCCCCGGCCTCCAAACTTAGAACTTGATATTCCTCGCCTACTTTTTTCACTTCGAAACTGCGCGGTGGTCTTGGTGCCGGTCCGCTCACGACTTTGCCACCATTTGCGATGTCATAGACGCTCAAGTGGCAGGGGCATGCGAATACTGGACCGTTTGGTGTGAAGTTGTAACCCTTGGCACACTCGGACGGATCTTTGACGAAATTGAAGATGCAACCAAGGTGCGGGCAAATGCGGCTATATGCGACAACGTCACCAGTCGGCAATTTGACGATGAAACCAGGAATCTGGCGAACTTCTTTGCCTTCAGGGTTGTACTCGATGTAGCTCTGCTTGAACATGAATGGCAAGCAGGTCCAAGGTTCAGGGAAATCGCTGTCTTTGAACGACGGCACAGGCAACTCAGCTACTGGCTGGTCAGATTTGCCGAGCACGTCGAGCGGCTTTCTGGTCGGCAGCAAGAAACGCAGGAAAGGCGACGCCAGCAAACCGAATGTAGCAGCCAGCGGAATCGCTGCCGCCGTCTTCAATAAGAATCGTCTTGATGTACCATCAGCCATATTGCTTCACCCTTGTTCCTTACTTACTTGAACTGGCTGCTGAGCCAGATTTGTTTGCACCAGTGTCTTCTGGCAATGTGGCCAAATTGGTTTCGTGGAAGTTTCGAACATACTGTACCAGTTTCCAGATGTAGGCCTCATCGAATTTTAGGTTCTTCGCCTTGTCTTCCTTACCGAGGAAGTTCGGCATGCCTTCCCACTTAATGCCGTTGGCGATGTGGTCATAGAGAGTATCGTCAGTGCGATCGTAGAATCGGTTGTACTGAGAGAAGTTAGCAGGCACAGGCTCTAAAGCGTGAGCAAGCGGACCATCTCCTTTTCCCTTTTTGCCGTGGCAAACAGCACAGTTCGAACCAAAGACGGGATCGATTGCCATAATCTCAGCATCGTTCAGCTCAGGTACAGCAAGTGATCTTGTGTAGAAGACCAGGTCCCAGATCTGGCGTTTGCTCAATTTGTCTGCCAGAGCCGGATGATTGGTCCCAGGCTTGCCATAAGCAACAAACAAGAATTGATCGATAGGCTTGATCTTGCGCATCCAGACTTTGTCGGACAAATTCACAGGTGCCGAGCCGCCACTGCCTGTGGCACCATGACACGAGGCGCAGTTCTGCTGGTTCCACCAAACTTTACCGTCAGGCACAGAAGGTCTGTCTTCGGGATAGGTCAAGATATCGGCTTTTCGAGTCAGATTAGCCGAAACCAGACTCTCGTTTTTTAGAGAAAAGTTGCTGGAGCATGAAGAGAGCAGCACCATACCCGGCGCCAGCAAAAGTAGGGAGAAAGCATGCTTCAGTCGAATTGGTAATCGCATTTTTTTAGTTAGTATCCGAAGAAGGGAATCCAGGAGAAAAGCGCCCAACTAACGATGAACAAAAAGAAGAGAATGAGAAACAAAGGAGGCGGTCCTTCGCCGATGCGATATTCCGAAACTTCCTCGTAGTGCTCCTCTTCACCGGTGGCAGGTGCAGCCGCTGGTTTGAGCGGATCAGCCGCTCGAACAGACTGTTTCGCGTCGTCAGCCATTGGTTACCTCTTTTACTGAAGACAAATTTTTCATGCGTGCTTTTTCTGCCGCCAGACGAGCCCGAATACCATTCGGTCCGTCTTCGTCGTCATCCATCATCTCGAATTTAGTTGCTTCCATATCTTCGAATTCGCCGTTCTTGAAAGCCCAGAGAATACCGACGATAGCTACGATAAAAAAGACTCCGCATACTCCGAAGGCAACGTACATGCCACCTTGCAGACCGGCTTGA encodes:
- a CDS encoding ubiquinol-cytochrome c reductase iron-sulfur subunit, translating into MADGTSRRFLLKTAAAIPLAATFGLLASPFLRFLLPTRKPLDVLGKSDQPVAELPVPSFKDSDFPEPWTCLPFMFKQSYIEYNPEGKEVRQIPGFIVKLPTGDVVAYSRICPHLGCIFNFVKDPSECAKGYNFTPNGPVFACPCHLSVYDIANGGKVVSGPAPRPPRSFEVKKVGEEYQVLSLEAGGIA
- a CDS encoding c-type cytochrome, whose product is MRLPIRLKHAFSLLLLAPGMVLLSSCSSNFSLKNESLVSANLTRKADILTYPEDRPSVPDGKVWWNQQNCASCHGATGSGGSAPVNLSDKVWMRKIKPIDQFLFVAYGKPGTNHPALADKLSKRQIWDLVFYTRSLAVPELNDAEIMAIDPVFGSNCAVCHGKKGKGDGPLAHALEPVPANFSQYNRFYDRTDDTLYDHIANGIKWEGMPNFLGKEDKAKNLKFDEAYIWKLVQYVRNFHETNLATLPEDTGANKSGSAASSSK
- the ccoS gene encoding cbb3-type cytochrome oxidase assembly protein CcoS, coding for MCPNCILNQAGLQGGMYVAFGVCGVFFIVAIVGILWAFKNGEFEDMEATKFEMMDDDEDGPNGIRARLAAEKARMKNLSSVKEVTNG